Proteins encoded in a region of the Paenibacillus pedocola genome:
- a CDS encoding DEAD/DEAH box helicase encodes MIKHLYAIWLGDVLFCFSGETSEPKVDAWTRVIKKLEFRGGGRPFAGAALRLAEVKYPVATLTEGRTARRGLPGRTLEGLALTPKDAFELLLAWDEEVCRAQGVEAGGELRYWAAAARFALELMGTGGIVPGAMPPRPMGSRRRGGEQAATACWSPAFRNEADKEFFLQLAASMPVLALGTHVAEEGDLSSREDAGGYVLYSFLQAVMTAEIKKIVAGIESELVPYKANYRRGYSPLTELWWNSLLTGSRDIPVQGTPAEVTELLSAVNGTAGSEVPHAEAEEEHSGQLSLGLRLEPPAEESELWHLSFWAESREEGEVWLPAAAIWSSPEREFTLWGKRYRNIQQQLLAALGRAARISPDIQRALTVPAPTGAILEPERLYFFLKESVQQLREWGITIQMPSRWSREGRRRIGMRMKMQPPQGTMDGPAQPSLGMEELISFRIEASLGDNPITEEELNALVEAGVPFVRFRGEWIEVDPKEIRQVLRYMKRHESGEMSAADWMRLEAEDGEERLWKGMSVTGMETYGLLSSLMHGDILRSLPVRTVPPSLHGTLRPYQERGFQWLAALSGLGFGVCLADDMGLGKTIQVITCLLDRALTAPPEEKREPVLILCPTSLLGNWQRELQRFAPSLSVHIHHGGRRVRGEGFIELAASHEIVLTTYHLAGRDSEDLAGVRWSTVVLDEAQYIKNHRTKQAQSVMKLSAPHRIAMTGTPVENRLGELWSIFHFLNPGYLGSYHSFRQRYVSGEGGERLQELHRLVSPFLLRRLKSDPDISKDLPEKLELKSYCPLTETQAALYQGVVDEMLGVIGERSGMARRGLVLSSLTKLKQICDHPQLFRKEEGRGLRTEQSGKMEVMFEVLDSIAELGESALIFTQYVAMGELLVSRLAKRYGKAPLFLHGGIPKRERDEMVHEFQEGEGPAFFVLSLKAGGVGLNLTRANHVVHYDRWWNPAVENQATDRAFRIGQHKNVQVHKLICQGTLEERIDELIERKKNLSEQVVGSGENWLTEMSNHELQELIELQGQDWM; translated from the coding sequence ATGATTAAGCATCTGTATGCAATATGGTTAGGGGATGTTTTATTTTGCTTCTCCGGTGAAACCTCAGAACCTAAGGTCGACGCATGGACACGCGTGATCAAGAAGCTGGAGTTCCGGGGAGGAGGGCGTCCTTTTGCGGGTGCTGCGCTGCGGCTGGCGGAAGTGAAATATCCGGTTGCCACTCTGACGGAAGGGAGGACGGCGCGGCGCGGATTGCCTGGGCGTACGCTTGAAGGGCTTGCCCTCACGCCGAAGGATGCGTTTGAGCTGCTGCTGGCCTGGGATGAAGAGGTATGCCGTGCCCAGGGAGTGGAAGCAGGCGGTGAACTGCGCTACTGGGCGGCTGCGGCCAGGTTTGCACTGGAGCTGATGGGCACAGGCGGGATTGTGCCTGGTGCAATGCCGCCACGCCCTATGGGCTCCCGCCGCCGCGGCGGGGAGCAGGCAGCTACCGCCTGCTGGTCCCCGGCTTTCCGGAATGAGGCGGACAAGGAGTTTTTTCTGCAGCTGGCAGCGTCCATGCCAGTGCTGGCGCTCGGAACCCATGTTGCCGAGGAGGGGGATTTGTCTTCGCGTGAAGATGCCGGCGGCTATGTGCTGTATTCCTTTTTGCAGGCAGTAATGACTGCGGAGATCAAAAAAATTGTTGCAGGTATAGAAAGTGAACTCGTCCCTTACAAGGCGAATTACCGCCGCGGATACTCGCCCCTGACAGAACTGTGGTGGAACAGTCTGCTTACAGGCAGCCGGGACATTCCGGTTCAGGGGACGCCCGCTGAGGTGACTGAACTGCTCTCAGCGGTAAACGGGACCGCAGGAAGCGAAGTGCCGCATGCCGAGGCAGAGGAGGAGCATAGCGGGCAGCTTAGTCTGGGACTGCGTCTGGAGCCGCCTGCAGAGGAGAGTGAGCTATGGCACTTGAGCTTCTGGGCAGAGAGCCGGGAGGAAGGGGAAGTCTGGCTCCCGGCTGCGGCAATCTGGAGCAGTCCCGAGCGTGAGTTCACCTTGTGGGGCAAGCGGTACCGCAATATCCAGCAGCAGCTGCTGGCTGCGCTGGGGCGGGCGGCAAGAATATCGCCGGACATTCAGCGTGCGCTGACTGTTCCGGCCCCGACAGGCGCCATACTTGAGCCGGAGCGCCTCTACTTCTTCCTGAAGGAGAGCGTGCAGCAGCTGCGTGAGTGGGGCATCACTATACAAATGCCCTCACGCTGGAGCCGTGAAGGGCGGCGGCGGATCGGGATGAGAATGAAGATGCAGCCCCCTCAAGGCACAATGGACGGCCCTGCACAACCGTCGCTGGGTATGGAGGAGCTGATCTCCTTCCGGATCGAAGCATCGCTTGGCGACAATCCAATCACTGAAGAAGAGTTGAATGCCCTGGTAGAGGCGGGAGTGCCGTTCGTGCGCTTCCGGGGAGAGTGGATCGAAGTGGATCCCAAGGAGATCCGCCAGGTGCTGAGATATATGAAACGCCATGAAAGCGGAGAAATGTCGGCAGCGGACTGGATGCGTCTGGAGGCCGAGGATGGGGAAGAACGGCTCTGGAAAGGCATGTCCGTTACAGGCATGGAAACGTACGGGCTGCTGTCCTCACTTATGCATGGTGATATTCTGCGCAGTCTTCCGGTACGCACAGTGCCGCCTAGCCTGCATGGTACACTGCGGCCTTATCAGGAGCGGGGGTTTCAATGGCTGGCTGCACTCAGTGGGCTGGGCTTTGGTGTATGCCTGGCTGACGATATGGGGCTTGGGAAGACCATTCAGGTCATTACCTGCCTGCTGGACAGGGCCTTAACAGCCCCGCCTGAAGAAAAGCGGGAGCCGGTGCTGATTCTGTGCCCGACCTCACTGCTCGGGAACTGGCAGCGCGAGCTGCAGCGCTTTGCGCCGTCACTGAGCGTGCATATTCATCACGGGGGGAGACGGGTGCGGGGTGAAGGATTCATAGAGCTTGCTGCCAGTCATGAGATCGTGCTCACCACCTATCACTTAGCCGGCCGGGACAGTGAAGATCTGGCGGGGGTACGCTGGTCCACGGTTGTTCTGGATGAAGCACAGTATATCAAGAATCACCGTACGAAGCAGGCGCAGAGTGTGATGAAGCTGTCGGCTCCGCACCGGATTGCCATGACGGGCACACCGGTGGAGAACCGGCTCGGTGAGCTGTGGTCCATTTTTCACTTTCTCAATCCTGGCTATCTGGGGTCGTATCACTCTTTCCGCCAGCGGTATGTTTCCGGCGAAGGCGGGGAGCGGCTGCAGGAGCTGCACCGTCTGGTTTCGCCATTCCTGCTCCGGAGGCTCAAGAGTGATCCGGACATTTCTAAGGATCTGCCGGAGAAGCTGGAGCTGAAATCCTATTGTCCGCTGACGGAGACACAGGCGGCACTGTACCAGGGCGTAGTCGATGAAATGCTTGGCGTGATCGGCGAACGTTCTGGCATGGCCCGCCGCGGTCTGGTCCTCTCATCTCTGACCAAGCTGAAGCAAATCTGTGACCACCCGCAGCTGTTCCGCAAGGAAGAGGGACGGGGCCTGCGCACTGAACAATCCGGCAAAATGGAAGTGATGTTCGAGGTGCTGGACAGTATCGCCGAACTTGGGGAGTCTGCGCTCATCTTCACCCAGTATGTGGCGATGGGGGAGCTGCTCGTCAGCAGATTGGCCAAAAGATACGGCAAAGCGCCGCTGTTCCTGCATGGCGGCATTCCCAAACGGGAGCGCGATGAGATGGTTCATGAGTTCCAGGAAGGCGAGGGTCCGGCATTCTTCGTGCTCTCGCTCAAAGCGGGGGGTGTCGGGCTGAACCTGACACGGGCCAATCATGTGGTGCATTATGACCGCTGGTGGAATCCGGCCGTTGAGAATCAGGCGACCGACAGGGCTTTCCGTATCGGGCAGCACAAGAATGTGCAGGTGCATAAGCTGATTTGCCAAGGCACGCTGGAGGAACGGATTGACGAACTGATCGAACGCAAGAAAAACCTCTCCGAACAGGTTGTCGGTTCCGGGGAGAATTGGCTGACAGAAATGTCCAACCATGAGCTGCAAGAGCTTATTGAGCTTCAAGGCCAGGACTGGATGTAG